In the genome of Sphingobium sp. TKS, one region contains:
- a CDS encoding histidine phosphatase family protein, with product MRAIFIRHGQSTGNAGVPCDDLGAIELTELGQEQAREVAASWTQAPALIVTSPYTRTRQTAAPTIARFPGVPVEVWPIEEFTYLQPARWNGTRSAERMPHLERYWSAADPDYCDGEGAESFATLLRRCEAALARLAAMPAASLVYVFGHGQFIQAARAIVADAHLDERAKMRAFWRKGEPPAIANAQRVGFHWEGGRWSCAPALAGTA from the coding sequence ATGAGGGCGATTTTCATCCGCCACGGCCAAAGCACCGGCAACGCCGGCGTGCCCTGCGATGATCTCGGCGCGATCGAGCTGACGGAGCTGGGCCAGGAACAGGCGCGCGAAGTCGCGGCGAGCTGGACGCAAGCGCCCGCGCTCATCGTCACGTCGCCCTATACGCGCACCCGGCAGACGGCCGCGCCGACGATCGCGCGCTTTCCCGGCGTGCCGGTCGAAGTGTGGCCGATCGAAGAGTTCACCTATCTGCAACCGGCGCGCTGGAACGGCACGCGCAGCGCGGAGCGGATGCCGCACCTCGAACGCTATTGGAGCGCGGCCGATCCTGATTATTGCGACGGGGAAGGGGCGGAGAGCTTCGCCACCCTGCTACGGCGCTGCGAGGCCGCGCTGGCGCGGCTCGCCGCCATGCCGGCTGCATCGCTGGTCTATGTGTTCGGGCATGGGCAGTTCATCCAGGCCGCGCGCGCGATCGTCGCTGACGCCCATCTGGACGAACGGGCCAAGATGCGGGCGTTCTGGCGCAAGGGCGAGCCGCCCGCGATCGCCAACGCGCAGCGGGTAGGATTTCATTGGGAAGGTGGCCGCTGGTCCTGTGCGCCGGCGCTGGCCGGCACGGCCTAA
- a CDS encoding nucleotide-binding protein: protein MKVLAILSQKGGVGKTTLATCLAVAAEQAGKVAAIIDLDPQATASFWKDVRQLDTPAVASIQPVRLPAMLKACEDAGTDLVVIDGAAVARDVAYEAARQADFILIPTKTAVFDTMSMTHTLDVVRQLDRAFAVVLTFVPPQGQETGDAIQAVAELGATVCPVTIGNRKAFFRAQAAGQAVQEFEPHGPAADEIHRLYEYTTIRLYNEAEAA from the coding sequence ATGAAGGTTCTCGCCATTCTCTCACAGAAAGGGGGCGTCGGGAAAACGACGCTCGCCACCTGTCTGGCGGTCGCGGCCGAGCAGGCCGGCAAGGTCGCTGCGATCATCGACCTGGACCCGCAGGCGACGGCCTCGTTCTGGAAAGACGTGCGCCAGCTCGACACGCCCGCCGTGGCGTCGATTCAGCCGGTGCGCCTGCCCGCCATGCTCAAAGCCTGCGAGGATGCCGGCACCGATCTTGTCGTGATCGACGGGGCGGCGGTCGCGCGCGACGTGGCCTATGAGGCAGCGCGCCAAGCCGATTTCATCCTGATCCCGACCAAGACGGCCGTATTCGACACCATGAGCATGACGCACACGCTCGACGTTGTGCGCCAGCTCGACCGCGCCTTTGCCGTGGTCCTTACCTTCGTGCCCCCACAAGGTCAGGAAACCGGCGATGCGATTCAGGCCGTGGCGGAGCTGGGCGCGACGGTTTGCCCGGTGACGATCGGCAACCGCAAAGCCTTTTTCCGCGCCCAAGCCGCAGGCCAGGCCGTGCAGGAGTTCGAGCCGCACGGACCAGCGGCCGACGAAATCCACCGGCTATACGAGTATACAACTATACGCCTATACAATGAAGCGGAGGCGGCGTGA
- a CDS encoding transcription elongation protein SprT, whose protein sequence is MTHQTRESWLNAVAQGMAPLFEALDAPLPDRVRVAIGFTSRGAKAKAIGECWDNRLSADGHFEIFIRPDLAHAPDAMPAQIAAILAHELVHAAVGIPAGHGKAFKRAALGLGLVGPMRATTPGEAFLAAIAPILESVGPLPHARLDTDGESTAPKKQKTRMLKCECATCGYTVRTARKWLELAGAPLCPIEDHGQMQHEPLDDDEAEPEE, encoded by the coding sequence ATGACCCACCAAACCCGTGAAAGCTGGCTCAATGCGGTGGCGCAGGGCATGGCTCCGCTGTTCGAGGCGCTGGACGCCCCCCTGCCCGACCGCGTGCGCGTGGCGATCGGCTTCACCAGCAGAGGCGCGAAGGCCAAGGCGATCGGCGAGTGCTGGGATAATCGCTTGAGCGCGGACGGCCATTTTGAAATCTTCATCCGGCCCGACCTGGCGCACGCGCCCGACGCCATGCCGGCGCAGATCGCGGCCATCCTCGCGCATGAGCTGGTCCATGCCGCAGTCGGCATCCCGGCAGGGCATGGGAAGGCGTTTAAACGGGCCGCCCTTGGGCTGGGCCTAGTCGGGCCGATGCGCGCCACCACCCCCGGCGAGGCGTTCCTTGCGGCCATCGCGCCGATCTTGGAGAGCGTCGGCCCCCTCCCCCATGCCCGCCTTGATACGGATGGAGAGTCGACCGCGCCCAAGAAGCAGAAAACCCGGATGCTCAAATGCGAGTGCGCGACGTGCGGCTATACCGTCAGGACCGCGCGCAAATGGTTGGAGCTGGCCGGAGCGCCGCTTTGCCCGATCGAGGATCACGGCCAGATGCAGCATGAGCCGCTGGACGATGACGAGGCCGAGCCGGAGGAATGA
- a CDS encoding TonB-dependent receptor: protein MIVRPESTTKRHGINLYASGVALLCFCSPAFAQSEAPAEQPAAQSAAAEAPQSESLGAGEIIVTASKRAESINKVGLTIAAVSGDQLVKQGISSVQDLTKAVPGLTYARSAFGTPVFTLRGVGYFDTALAASPAVSVYVDQAPLSFSALPGIGVGLDMERVEVLKGPQGILFGQNSTGGAINYIANKPTDTLTSGFSLGYGRFSTVEGEAFISGPVTDTLNIRLAGRSTYAGSWQKNYFSRPGDEFGKRREFAGRITLDWKPTDRLSFMASLSGWHDGSEPQIGQYIFLRPATAGQEQFLSPQLYNFETGTLVTPYAPRKARAADWSADAEPFRDDRMYNAALRTDYDVTDNLTLTSITSYSDYKRNSRAADDGTAVQDYDYVANDGYIRDFNQELRLSNDAASRMRVTVGANYQHSKVYELSKLSDGDSIISNFSQIDGTSTLLPVPFSRASDFSRQTIENYAFFGNVDFDVTDTITVKGGLRYTNSKRHFVGCTFDNNFDPIHGDDAQRRLFDIIHTFARSLVGLGASTPLQPGDCTSAIDPLTDANGNPLIGVENGQRPDAFESILGDTNLNEDNLSWKVGVDFKPVAGSLFYANVTKGYKAGSFPTITAAFVSQYRPVVQESVIAYEAGFKQELFDRSVLLTGAGFYYDYRNKQLRGFFDQPPFGIVFALDNVPKSTVKGGELAIVWRPVDGLNLSGAVTYVDTKIKKYSGLNSDGVFTDFAGDRVPFAPKWNASANADYTVPLGASLAVNLGASLTYNSSTQAAIGHDAVTKAVTYIKPFTTVDARIALQDADNAWQVQFWVKNLTNEYYWNNVAFLSDTAVRYAAMPRTYGVKTSFRF, encoded by the coding sequence ATGATTGTCAGACCAGAAAGCACAACGAAACGGCACGGCATTAACTTATACGCATCGGGCGTCGCGCTTCTTTGCTTCTGTTCGCCCGCATTCGCCCAGAGCGAGGCTCCGGCGGAGCAGCCTGCTGCCCAATCCGCAGCCGCCGAAGCGCCGCAGAGTGAAAGTCTGGGTGCCGGCGAGATCATCGTCACCGCCAGCAAGCGCGCTGAATCGATCAACAAGGTCGGCCTCACGATTGCGGCGGTCAGTGGCGATCAGCTCGTCAAGCAGGGTATCAGCAGCGTCCAGGATTTGACCAAGGCCGTCCCGGGTCTGACCTATGCGCGGTCGGCATTCGGCACCCCGGTGTTCACGCTGCGTGGCGTCGGCTATTTCGATACCGCTCTGGCGGCATCGCCTGCGGTTAGCGTTTATGTCGACCAGGCGCCTCTCAGCTTCTCCGCGCTGCCCGGCATCGGGGTCGGTTTGGACATGGAGCGTGTTGAGGTACTGAAAGGTCCGCAGGGCATTCTGTTCGGCCAGAATTCCACCGGCGGCGCGATCAACTACATCGCCAACAAGCCGACCGACACTCTGACGAGCGGGTTCAGCCTTGGCTATGGACGATTTAGCACGGTTGAAGGCGAAGCTTTCATCAGTGGACCTGTGACCGACACGCTCAATATACGGCTCGCTGGCCGCAGCACTTATGCGGGATCGTGGCAGAAAAATTACTTCTCTCGTCCAGGTGACGAGTTCGGGAAGCGGCGGGAATTCGCTGGCCGTATCACTCTAGACTGGAAGCCCACCGATAGACTCAGTTTCATGGCCAGCCTGAGTGGTTGGCATGACGGCAGCGAGCCGCAGATCGGGCAGTACATCTTCCTGCGTCCTGCCACGGCGGGGCAGGAGCAATTTTTGAGCCCTCAGCTTTATAATTTCGAAACGGGTACATTGGTGACGCCATATGCGCCGCGCAAGGCGCGCGCCGCCGATTGGTCCGCGGATGCTGAACCTTTCCGTGACGACAGAATGTATAATGCCGCGCTGCGTACCGACTATGACGTGACCGATAATCTGACCCTGACCTCGATCACTTCTTATTCGGACTATAAGCGTAATAGCCGGGCGGCGGATGACGGCACTGCGGTGCAAGACTATGATTATGTCGCCAACGACGGATATATTCGTGACTTCAACCAGGAATTGCGCCTGTCGAACGACGCCGCATCGCGCATGCGGGTCACCGTCGGTGCTAATTATCAGCACAGCAAAGTCTATGAGCTAAGCAAGCTTTCCGATGGAGATAGCATCATCTCGAATTTCTCTCAGATAGACGGGACGAGCACTTTGCTGCCGGTGCCATTTTCCAGAGCATCGGATTTCAGCCGGCAGACGATCGAAAATTATGCGTTCTTTGGAAACGTCGATTTCGATGTGACAGACACCATCACGGTGAAGGGTGGCCTTCGCTATACGAACAGCAAGCGCCATTTCGTCGGCTGTACCTTTGATAATAATTTCGACCCGATACATGGCGACGACGCCCAGCGCAGGCTGTTCGACATTATCCACACGTTCGCCAGATCCCTGGTGGGCCTGGGAGCATCGACCCCCCTGCAGCCGGGTGACTGCACCAGTGCGATCGACCCGCTGACGGATGCCAACGGCAATCCACTTATCGGTGTAGAGAATGGGCAACGGCCGGATGCCTTTGAGAGCATCCTCGGCGATACCAACCTCAATGAGGATAATCTGTCCTGGAAGGTTGGCGTCGACTTCAAGCCGGTGGCTGGTTCGCTATTTTACGCGAACGTGACCAAGGGCTATAAGGCAGGCAGCTTCCCAACGATTACGGCGGCGTTTGTCAGTCAATATCGTCCGGTCGTTCAGGAATCGGTCATTGCCTACGAAGCGGGTTTCAAGCAGGAGCTGTTCGACCGCTCGGTGCTGCTCACCGGTGCTGGCTTCTACTATGACTACCGCAACAAGCAGCTGAGGGGCTTCTTCGATCAGCCGCCTTTCGGCATCGTGTTCGCACTCGACAACGTGCCTAAGTCCACCGTCAAGGGCGGTGAGCTGGCCATCGTATGGCGGCCGGTCGATGGCCTCAACCTCAGTGGCGCGGTGACCTATGTCGACACGAAGATCAAAAAATACTCCGGTCTGAATTCCGACGGGGTATTTACTGACTTTGCCGGCGACCGGGTGCCATTCGCTCCGAAATGGAATGCGAGTGCAAACGCCGACTATACCGTTCCGCTTGGCGCCAGCCTGGCAGTGAATTTGGGTGCCAGCCTGACCTATAACAGCAGCACGCAGGCTGCGATCGGTCATGATGCGGTGACGAAGGCGGTAACCTACATCAAGCCGTTTACCACCGTTGATGCTCGCATTGCACTTCAGGATGCGGACAATGCATGGCAGGTCCAGTTCTGGGTGAAGAATCTGACCAACGAATATTACTGGAACAACGTAGCGTTCCTGTCCGATACGGCGGTTCGGTATGCGGCCATGCCACGCACCTACGGAGTAAAGACCAGCTTCCGTTTCTAA
- a CDS encoding lipoyl domain-containing protein, which yields MKMSLKLPMFGMNMEEGTIARWHVQLGADFALGDILYEVETEKVTSEVEAPCDGTLIEILVSEGDDAAVGAAVCRIETK from the coding sequence ATGAAGATGTCGCTTAAGTTGCCGATGTTTGGCATGAACATGGAAGAAGGCACGATCGCTCGCTGGCACGTACAGCTGGGCGCAGACTTTGCTCTCGGTGACATCCTTTATGAGGTGGAAACCGAAAAGGTGACGTCCGAGGTGGAAGCCCCGTGCGATGGAACTCTCATTGAAATATTGGTTTCTGAAGGTGATGATGCTGCTGTTGGAGCGGCAGTCTGCCGAATAGAAACGAAATAA
- a CDS encoding ribbon-helix-helix domain-containing protein, whose translation MAKGGNSLQAVLNRAKADGDAAPAPAPAIEPVDVSRKAPPSGRQGTKLIGGHFPPEVSTQLRIIAAEEGTTVQSLLGEALDDLFVKKGRGRITS comes from the coding sequence ATGGCGAAGGGCGGAAACAGTCTGCAAGCGGTGCTGAACCGCGCCAAGGCGGACGGAGACGCGGCCCCGGCACCAGCGCCGGCGATCGAGCCGGTAGACGTGTCCCGCAAGGCCCCGCCGAGCGGCCGACAGGGGACCAAGTTGATTGGCGGGCATTTCCCCCCGGAGGTCAGCACACAGCTTCGTATTATCGCGGCCGAGGAAGGGACGACCGTTCAAAGCCTGCTAGGCGAGGCGCTGGACGACCTGTTCGTGAAGAAGGGGAGGGGGCGCATCACCAGCTAG
- a CDS encoding XdhC family protein — MAEAADDLDVVIDAAALWLAAGRHVALATVIETWGSAPRRAGSHLVIRDDGIFEGSVSGGCVEGDVIVQALELIAAGGGFRRLDYGVADAQAWEVGLACGGRISILLQTVDGAHFPPALIERIVDARAQGLPLGLATDLTSGATRENAAPLKEWFFNLYPPRRRLAIVGAVHIAQLLVPMARLAGYETTVIDPRGMFAAAARFDQPVDENWPDEALDRWRPDGGSAVVSLTHDPKLDDPALARALNSPAFYIGALGSRKTHAARLERLGAAGFTDKELARIHGPAGLPIGAAGPAEIAVSILAEMTTVLRSSK; from the coding sequence ATGGCTGAGGCAGCGGATGACCTGGATGTCGTGATAGATGCCGCGGCGCTATGGCTTGCGGCGGGCCGTCATGTCGCGCTTGCCACAGTGATCGAGACCTGGGGGTCGGCGCCTCGGCGGGCGGGATCCCATCTGGTGATCCGCGACGACGGAATTTTCGAAGGCTCCGTCAGCGGCGGTTGTGTCGAAGGCGACGTCATCGTTCAGGCTCTCGAATTGATTGCGGCAGGGGGCGGCTTTCGTCGCCTGGATTATGGCGTGGCTGACGCGCAGGCCTGGGAGGTGGGACTTGCTTGCGGCGGCCGAATCTCCATCCTGTTACAGACCGTCGATGGGGCACATTTTCCGCCTGCGCTGATCGAGCGTATCGTTGATGCACGGGCGCAGGGTTTGCCGCTGGGTCTGGCGACGGATCTGACAAGCGGTGCGACCCGCGAGAATGCGGCCCCTCTGAAGGAATGGTTCTTCAATCTCTATCCTCCGCGCCGTCGTCTCGCGATCGTGGGGGCGGTTCATATCGCCCAGCTGCTCGTCCCGATGGCGCGCCTTGCGGGCTATGAGACAACCGTTATCGATCCGCGCGGCATGTTCGCGGCGGCTGCCCGATTTGATCAACCTGTAGACGAGAATTGGCCCGACGAAGCGCTTGATCGTTGGCGCCCGGACGGCGGCTCCGCGGTAGTCAGTTTGACGCATGATCCAAAGCTTGATGATCCGGCGCTGGCGCGCGCTCTGAACTCGCCGGCCTTCTATATCGGCGCATTGGGATCACGAAAAACACATGCTGCCCGGCTCGAGCGGCTCGGCGCCGCCGGCTTCACGGATAAGGAGCTCGCCCGCATCCATGGGCCGGCAGGGCTCCCAATCGGTGCGGCGGGACCAGCCGAGATCGCCGTTTCCATCCTGGCCGAGATGACGACAGTCTTGCGGAGCTCGAAGTGA
- a CDS encoding molybdopterin-binding protein, which produces MRFGRVSLEEAEGAILAHSLSIPGRRLPKGRVLDCDDLAAVRHAGLEALTVARLDTDDIGENDVAMAIAQRLAGDHVRAEPPVHGRADLIAETNGLLVYAPDGIGKLNRATEAITFAAVAPMTPVRAGDVVGTVKIIPYAVPRAELVSAGQVADGCKVRIAAFGPLSVNLVQTSLGSVSLKLLAKTETVIRQRVERLGGHLNHVWICDHDEAALTNLLADSSEADLVLIMAASATADREDVVPAAIRQAGGRVERVGMPVDPGNLLCLGWLRRRAVIGLPGCARSPLRNGVDLILERLFAGFGVDSDVIAGMGVGGLLGDGGGRLDARAL; this is translated from the coding sequence GTGAGGTTTGGACGGGTATCGCTGGAAGAGGCCGAGGGTGCGATCCTGGCCCATAGCCTCTCGATTCCGGGACGCCGCTTGCCAAAAGGGCGCGTGCTCGATTGCGATGATCTGGCGGCGGTCCGGCATGCGGGATTGGAAGCGCTCACCGTTGCTCGGCTCGATACGGACGATATTGGTGAAAATGATGTCGCGATGGCGATTGCGCAGAGGCTGGCCGGAGATCATGTCCGCGCCGAACCTCCCGTCCATGGGCGGGCTGATCTGATCGCCGAGACGAACGGCCTTCTCGTTTATGCACCCGACGGCATAGGCAAGCTCAATCGGGCAACGGAGGCGATCACATTCGCCGCCGTCGCGCCGATGACGCCGGTGCGCGCGGGCGACGTGGTAGGCACCGTCAAGATAATTCCCTATGCGGTGCCCCGAGCCGAACTTGTCTCAGCGGGGCAAGTCGCGGATGGTTGCAAGGTCCGTATAGCTGCATTCGGGCCCCTCTCGGTCAATCTCGTGCAAACCAGTCTAGGCAGCGTAAGCCTCAAGCTTCTCGCCAAGACCGAAACCGTTATAAGGCAGCGAGTCGAGAGGCTTGGCGGACATTTGAATCATGTGTGGATCTGCGATCATGATGAAGCGGCTCTAACCAATTTGCTCGCGGACTCTTCGGAGGCGGATCTTGTGCTGATCATGGCGGCATCGGCGACGGCCGACCGCGAAGATGTGGTCCCCGCGGCCATTCGACAAGCGGGCGGGCGCGTGGAGCGGGTGGGAATGCCGGTCGATCCCGGCAATCTCCTGTGCCTCGGTTGGTTGCGCAGGCGGGCTGTCATTGGGTTGCCGGGTTGTGCACGTAGCCCCCTGCGTAATGGAGTTGATCTGATATTGGAGCGGCTCTTCGCTGGGTTCGGCGTGGATAGCGATGTGATCGCCGGCATGGGAGTCGGCGGTCTGCTCGGGGATGGAGGCGGACGACTCGATGCGCGCGCCCTCTAG
- a CDS encoding helix-turn-helix domain-containing protein, which produces MTSEIYENVWDALADTEQEAANLKLRSSLLYEIRKVVQGWNVSQDEAGKRLGLTRPRTNDLLRGKLAKFSLDALVNIAASAHLHVELTLKEAA; this is translated from the coding sequence ATGACATCGGAAATCTATGAGAACGTGTGGGACGCGCTCGCTGATACCGAGCAGGAGGCCGCGAACCTGAAACTGCGCTCGTCCTTGCTGTATGAAATCCGCAAGGTGGTGCAGGGCTGGAATGTCTCACAGGACGAAGCGGGCAAGCGGCTTGGGCTGACACGGCCCCGGACCAATGATCTGCTGCGCGGCAAGCTGGCCAAGTTCTCCCTGGATGCGCTCGTCAACATTGCAGCGTCGGCCCATCTGCACGTCGAGTTGACGCTGAAAGAAGCGGCCTGA
- a CDS encoding IS6-like element IS6100 family transposase, giving the protein MTDFKWRHFQGDVILWAVRWYCRYPISYRDLEEMLAERGISVDHTTIYRWVQCYAPEMEKRLRWFWRRGFDPSWRLDETYVKVRGKWTYLYRAVDKRGDTIDFYLSPTRSAKAAKRFLGKALRGLKHWEKPATLNTDKAPSYGAAITELKREGKLDRETAHRQVKYLNNVIEADHGKLKILIKPVRGFKSIPTAYATIKGFEVMRALRKGQARPWCLQPGIRGEVRLVERAFGIGPSALTEAMGMLNHHFAAAA; this is encoded by the coding sequence ATGACGGATTTCAAGTGGCGCCATTTCCAGGGTGATGTGATCCTGTGGGCGGTGCGCTGGTATTGTCGCTATCCGATCAGCTATCGCGACCTTGAGGAAATGCTGGCGGAACGCGGCATTTCGGTCGACCATACGACGATCTATCGCTGGGTCCAGTGCTACGCCCCGGAGATGGAGAAGCGGCTGCGCTGGTTCTGGCGGCGTGGCTTTGATCCGAGCTGGCGCCTGGATGAAACCTACGTCAAGGTGCGGGGCAAGTGGACCTACCTGTACCGGGCAGTCGACAAGCGGGGCGACACGATCGATTTCTACCTGTCGCCGACCCGCAGCGCCAAGGCAGCGAAGCGGTTCCTGGGCAAGGCCCTGCGAGGCCTGAAGCACTGGGAAAAGCCTGCCACGCTCAATACCGACAAAGCGCCGAGCTATGGTGCAGCGATCACCGAATTGAAGCGCGAAGGAAAGCTGGACCGGGAGACGGCCCACCGGCAGGTGAAGTATCTCAATAACGTGATCGAGGCCGATCACGGAAAGCTCAAGATACTGATCAAGCCGGTGCGCGGTTTCAAATCGATCCCCACGGCCTATGCCACGATCAAGGGATTCGAAGTCATGCGAGCCCTGCGCAAAGGACAGGCTCGCCCCTGGTGCCTGCAGCCCGGCATCAGGGGCGAGGTGCGCCTTGTGGAGAGAGCTTTTGGCATTGGGCCCTCGGCGCTGACGGAGGCCATGGGCATGCTCAACCACCATTTCGCAGCAGCCGCCTGA
- a CDS encoding type II toxin-antitoxin system RelE/ParE family toxin: MKPVEWLGSSKADVRAFPEDARTDAGWQLELVQRGDDPDDWKPMKTVGQGVREIRIREASGAFRVIYLATLEDRVLVLHAFQKKTQATAKKDLELAAQRLKRWKAEQ; encoded by the coding sequence ATGAAGCCGGTAGAGTGGTTGGGAAGTAGCAAGGCCGATGTTCGCGCCTTCCCCGAAGATGCGCGAACAGATGCCGGTTGGCAGCTTGAGCTTGTCCAACGCGGCGACGATCCCGACGACTGGAAGCCCATGAAAACCGTGGGGCAAGGCGTTCGGGAAATTCGCATCCGGGAAGCGTCGGGCGCGTTCCGGGTGATCTATCTGGCGACGTTGGAAGACCGGGTTCTGGTGCTTCATGCGTTCCAGAAAAAGACGCAGGCAACGGCAAAGAAAGACCTCGAACTCGCGGCGCAAAGGTTGAAACGATGGAAGGCGGAGCAATGA
- a CDS encoding alpha-ketoacid dehydrogenase subunit beta — protein MAKRRLIHAVNEALHEEMERDDRVILYGEDVRIGLFGDTRGLFDKFGGKRVINTPISEVVMTGMAVGMAAAGYRPICHMMYGNFLYTGFDSIANQAAKLRYMTAGQLKLPLVYLASTGAGRSSGAQHSDAPYPGVMNLGGIKVVIPSTPADAKGLMKASIREDNPVLFLLPTRRGGEQGEVPDGDHVVPLGKGSVKREGRDVTVVAIGVMVRHAMRAAATLSEEGIEVEVVDPMTLFPLDKELILASVRKTGRLVILDEARATCSAASEIAAIVAEQGFASLRGPVRRVTVQDVAIPFAPHLENAVIPDEAMVEAAIRAAVRDGDVA, from the coding sequence ATGGCTAAGCGGCGCCTCATCCATGCTGTCAACGAAGCGCTTCATGAAGAAATGGAGCGCGACGATCGTGTGATCCTCTATGGCGAGGATGTCAGGATCGGCTTGTTCGGCGATACACGCGGCCTCTTCGACAAGTTCGGGGGCAAGCGGGTGATCAACACGCCAATCTCCGAGGTTGTCATGACCGGTATGGCGGTTGGGATGGCAGCGGCCGGCTATCGCCCGATCTGCCACATGATGTATGGCAACTTCCTTTATACCGGCTTTGACTCCATCGCGAACCAGGCCGCCAAGCTTCGCTATATGACGGCGGGCCAGCTCAAGCTGCCGCTCGTTTACCTGGCATCTACAGGTGCCGGCCGCTCATCTGGCGCCCAGCATTCCGATGCACCCTATCCAGGCGTTATGAACCTTGGCGGCATCAAGGTCGTGATCCCCAGCACGCCAGCCGACGCCAAGGGTTTGATGAAGGCCAGCATCCGTGAGGATAATCCGGTCCTCTTCCTGCTGCCCACCCGCCGCGGCGGCGAGCAAGGAGAAGTGCCCGATGGCGATCATGTCGTGCCGCTCGGCAAGGGATCGGTGAAGCGCGAGGGTCGCGATGTCACGGTGGTCGCGATCGGTGTGATGGTGCGTCATGCAATGCGCGCAGCGGCGACATTGTCCGAAGAGGGGATCGAGGTCGAAGTTGTCGATCCGATGACGCTCTTCCCGCTCGATAAGGAGCTGATCCTGGCCTCGGTTCGCAAGACCGGGCGCCTAGTAATCCTCGATGAGGCGCGTGCTACATGCAGCGCCGCAAGTGAAATTGCCGCTATCGTCGCCGAACAGGGTTTTGCTTCGTTGCGTGGTCCCGTGCGCCGGGTCACCGTGCAGGATGTGGCGATCCCGTTCGCGCCCCATCTCGAAAATGCGGTGATCCCTGATGAGGCTATGGTTGAGGCTGCGATCCGCGCGGCTGTACGCGATGGAGACGTTGCATGA